The Pirellulimonas nuda genome includes a region encoding these proteins:
- a CDS encoding family 16 glycosylhydrolase yields MIRLTNSSCATVARLLCLALLATLAGAIDAAAPDPDARPGARGQEGLQQWTLKGPLGETPTRVNQTAPLSDQANTQRWRRDTGQWDEFDGESLATQRWSSRHRSWRGRPPALFSEKNVDVTDGMLRLWMRKDGASPEAAGDGFHTYTSASVQAKQLSLYGYYEVRAKPMASAGSSSFWFADGNGKWRTEIDVFELGGRALKHESRYNMNLHVFRTPTDRSHRNWGDHWIAPFQFADGFHVFGLDWTPDRITYYVDGVPVRWVENAYWRQPLYLIFDSETMIDWLGEPKEEDLPSVFQIDYVRVWNRPQETVRPTP; encoded by the coding sequence GTGATTCGACTTACAAACAGCTCTTGCGCAACGGTCGCTCGGCTCCTTTGCCTCGCCCTGCTGGCGACCCTCGCGGGCGCCATCGATGCGGCTGCGCCCGATCCGGACGCCAGGCCGGGCGCTCGGGGGCAGGAGGGCCTGCAGCAGTGGACCCTCAAGGGCCCGCTCGGCGAGACGCCGACTCGCGTCAACCAAACCGCGCCCCTCTCTGATCAGGCCAACACCCAGCGGTGGCGGCGCGACACGGGCCAGTGGGACGAGTTCGACGGCGAGTCGCTCGCCACCCAGCGTTGGTCGTCCCGCCACCGGAGCTGGCGCGGCAGGCCCCCCGCGTTGTTCTCCGAAAAAAACGTCGACGTCACCGACGGCATGCTGCGGCTCTGGATGCGGAAGGACGGCGCCAGCCCCGAGGCGGCAGGCGACGGATTCCACACCTACACGTCGGCCTCGGTGCAGGCCAAACAACTGTCGCTGTACGGCTACTACGAGGTGCGCGCCAAGCCGATGGCGTCCGCCGGCTCGAGCTCGTTCTGGTTCGCCGACGGCAACGGAAAGTGGCGCACCGAGATCGACGTGTTCGAGTTGGGTGGACGCGCCCTGAAACACGAGTCTCGCTACAACATGAACCTGCACGTCTTTCGCACCCCGACAGACCGGTCGCACCGCAACTGGGGAGACCATTGGATTGCGCCGTTCCAGTTCGCCGATGGGTTTCACGTGTTCGGGTTGGATTGGACGCCCGACCGCATCACCTACTACGTCGACGGCGTGCCGGTGCGGTGGGTCGAGAACGCCTACTGGCGTCAACCGCTCTACCTGATCTTCGACTCCGAGACGATGATCGACTGGCTGGGCGAGCCCAAAGAGGAAGACCTGCCGAGCGTATTCCAGATCGACTACGTGCGCGTCTGGAACCGGCCGCAAGAAACCGTGCGGCCCACGCCGTAG
- a CDS encoding Kelch repeat-containing protein, with product MRIYCHRRLAFEPLEARRVLATLAINAGGPAIGDYLADQYFSGGGTFGPNNSQISPIDLSGAVDPAPADVYKTERTGNGGSSGAFSYTIPGLIAGGAYTLRLHFAEIYFEGANARVFDVAINGASPPALDDYDVFVASGDQGAAAERVVIEQLGVTARPDGTLRLDFTPSVNNAKLSALELIGDFADPPGPDPGLVWTPAADATLPVFEAQGAAVGDRLYVMGGFFNSGLDVTRQTHAYDPAADLWTRVADAPVELTHGAHAVDGDKLYVLGGFEGTHPGGSTDAVWVYDTALDTWTPGPSLPGDRGGGGAALVGRQLHFFGGATRTEGMTDYVDRADHWVLDLGATDSLDDDATIWTALADMPNPRNHMAGAAIDGVVYAIGGQLGGNEGSGNQDDLQAYDPSTDQWTQLADLPIPLGHITASTVVVGGKLVVIAGVTQQSAQSDRVFSYDPFTDVWSELTALPAKRQSPVAGLVGDRLIVTTGSDAGIHDDTWVADVSTAPRVLFVRGADRSGGFLEANNDAARTEQLADINNLATNGGNHGWGELRQTLEGAGFVVEQLSESLEAGAPATGQTAGRQIDFERMDLSRFDTIVLGSNNAVYGTAAVDAIEAYIRGGGSALFISDANFGSDWADASDSDQQFLDRFGLVMHQDQGTYSLTRGAGDFDAPTHPILSGVDQFDGEGVTPIEVGVLTQGVSATIIAGAKNSTRLNQPPFGGQNQGPTRPSNGAIDAALVAVTADRGKIAGHFDRNTFFNLNGAGTSINRFDNKQYTLNLFGWLVGAFDPLPGDYDGSGLVDQLDYDVWRNAYGAVGAQAADGNGDGRVDAADYTVWRDNLGARRPDVDLTLPAFAAAPALQAAFAGLPPAQGVSVPSSDRPQAAAATPAAAGIDLLLLEGSWAEASDRRTLGNQELRDPYAAAAERAPLSEQTVGPLGGAIDAALELF from the coding sequence GTGCGGATCTACTGCCATCGTCGTCTGGCGTTCGAGCCCCTGGAGGCCCGGCGTGTGCTTGCTACGCTGGCGATCAACGCCGGGGGCCCCGCGATCGGCGACTACCTGGCCGACCAGTACTTCTCCGGCGGCGGCACGTTCGGGCCCAACAACAGCCAGATCTCCCCCATCGACCTGTCGGGCGCCGTCGACCCGGCGCCGGCGGACGTCTATAAGACGGAGCGGACCGGCAACGGCGGCAGCAGCGGCGCGTTTAGCTACACGATCCCGGGGCTGATCGCCGGCGGCGCCTACACGCTGCGGCTGCACTTTGCCGAGATCTACTTCGAGGGGGCCAACGCGCGGGTGTTCGACGTCGCCATCAACGGCGCAAGCCCCCCGGCGCTAGACGACTACGACGTGTTCGTCGCCTCGGGCGACCAGGGCGCCGCGGCCGAACGCGTGGTGATCGAGCAGCTGGGCGTAACGGCGCGGCCCGACGGGACGCTGCGGCTCGACTTCACGCCGAGCGTGAACAACGCCAAGCTCAGCGCGCTGGAGCTGATCGGCGACTTCGCCGACCCCCCCGGGCCCGACCCCGGCCTGGTGTGGACCCCCGCGGCCGACGCCACCTTGCCGGTGTTTGAAGCCCAGGGCGCCGCGGTGGGGGACCGGCTGTACGTGATGGGGGGATTCTTCAACTCGGGGCTGGACGTCACCCGCCAGACGCACGCCTACGACCCGGCGGCCGACCTGTGGACGCGGGTGGCCGACGCACCGGTGGAGTTGACGCACGGCGCCCACGCGGTCGACGGCGACAAGCTGTACGTGCTGGGGGGCTTCGAGGGGACGCACCCCGGGGGCAGCACCGATGCGGTGTGGGTTTACGACACCGCCCTCGACACGTGGACCCCCGGCCCCAGCCTGCCCGGGGACCGCGGCGGGGGCGGCGCGGCGTTGGTGGGCCGGCAGCTTCACTTCTTCGGGGGCGCCACGCGGACCGAGGGGATGACCGACTACGTCGACCGCGCCGACCACTGGGTGCTCGACCTGGGCGCCACCGACAGCCTGGACGACGACGCAACGATCTGGACGGCGCTGGCCGACATGCCCAACCCCCGCAACCACATGGCGGGCGCCGCGATCGACGGCGTCGTGTACGCGATCGGGGGCCAGCTCGGGGGGAACGAAGGCTCCGGCAACCAGGACGACCTGCAGGCCTACGACCCGTCGACCGACCAGTGGACCCAGCTTGCCGACCTGCCGATCCCGCTGGGCCACATCACGGCGTCGACGGTAGTCGTGGGGGGCAAGCTGGTGGTGATCGCGGGGGTCACGCAGCAGTCCGCACAGTCGGACCGGGTCTTCAGCTACGACCCGTTCACCGACGTGTGGTCGGAGCTGACCGCGCTCCCCGCCAAGCGTCAGTCGCCCGTGGCGGGGCTGGTGGGCGACCGGCTGATTGTCACCACCGGCTCCGACGCCGGCATCCACGACGACACCTGGGTGGCCGACGTCTCGACCGCCCCGCGGGTGTTGTTCGTCCGCGGCGCCGACCGCTCTGGCGGGTTCCTGGAGGCGAACAACGACGCGGCCCGCACCGAGCAGCTCGCCGACATCAACAACCTGGCCACCAACGGCGGCAACCACGGCTGGGGCGAGCTGCGGCAGACGCTCGAGGGCGCGGGCTTCGTCGTCGAGCAGCTCAGCGAGTCGCTCGAGGCGGGCGCCCCCGCGACGGGGCAGACCGCGGGGCGGCAGATCGACTTCGAGCGGATGGACCTCTCACGCTTCGACACAATCGTGCTGGGCTCGAACAACGCGGTCTACGGCACGGCGGCGGTCGACGCGATCGAGGCCTACATCCGCGGCGGCGGGTCGGCGCTGTTCATCAGCGACGCCAACTTCGGCAGCGACTGGGCGGACGCGTCGGACTCCGACCAACAGTTCCTCGACCGCTTCGGGCTGGTGATGCACCAGGACCAGGGGACCTACAGCCTGACCCGCGGCGCCGGCGACTTCGACGCGCCGACACACCCCATCCTGTCGGGGGTCGATCAGTTCGACGGCGAGGGGGTAACGCCCATCGAGGTCGGCGTGCTCACCCAAGGGGTGAGCGCTACGATCATCGCGGGGGCGAAGAACAGCACCCGGCTCAACCAGCCCCCCTTTGGCGGGCAGAACCAGGGCCCGACGCGCCCCTCCAACGGCGCGATCGACGCCGCGTTGGTGGCGGTCACGGCGGACCGGGGCAAGATCGCTGGGCACTTCGACCGCAACACGTTCTTTAATTTGAACGGCGCGGGGACCAGCATCAACCGCTTCGACAACAAGCAGTACACGCTGAACCTGTTCGGCTGGCTGGTGGGTGCGTTCGACCCGTTGCCCGGCGACTACGACGGGAGCGGGCTGGTCGATCAGCTCGACTACGACGTGTGGCGGAACGCGTACGGCGCCGTCGGCGCCCAAGCGGCCGATGGCAACGGCGACGGCCGCGTGGACGCGGCGGACTACACGGTCTGGCGAGACAACCTGGGCGCCCGTCGGCCCGACGTCGACCTGACGCTTCCGGCGTTCGCTGCGGCGCCCGCACTCCAGGCCGCCTTCGCGGGCCTCCCGCCGGCGCAGGGCGTGTCCGTACCCAGCTCCGATCGACCCCAAGCCGCCGCCGCCACGCCCGCCGCGGCGGGGATCGATCTGCTGCTCTTAGAGGGTTCTTGGGCAGAGGCGTCGGACCGCCGAACGCTCGGTAACCAGGAGCTCCGTGACCCGTACGCGGCCGCCGCGGAGAGGGCGCCGCTCAGCGAGCAGACCGTCGGGCCCCTTGGCGGCGCGATCGACGCGGCGCTGGAATTGTTTTAG
- a CDS encoding mechanosensitive ion channel family protein has translation MDFFDDGQAMAELRGDLTALDADTVTALRLEDQGREWRLIAEKFGRWEHLIVKEVKNWTLSGTTARVEILVGTAYDSNPREVLEILLRTAREHEFVLEEPEPFAMMFGFGESALNFRMFCHTHMDKRGIVTSDLHISILEALGEAGIEIPFPQRDLRLSSIDKSGFGIDRTAGAN, from the coding sequence ATGGATTTCTTCGATGACGGCCAGGCGATGGCCGAACTGCGCGGTGACTTGACCGCGCTCGACGCCGACACCGTGACGGCTCTGCGTCTGGAAGATCAAGGGCGCGAGTGGCGACTGATCGCCGAGAAATTCGGCCGATGGGAGCACCTGATCGTCAAAGAAGTCAAGAACTGGACACTCTCGGGAACCACCGCCCGCGTCGAGATCTTGGTGGGAACGGCCTATGACAGCAATCCTCGTGAGGTGCTGGAGATCCTGCTCCGAACGGCCCGGGAACACGAATTTGTCCTCGAAGAGCCTGAGCCATTCGCGATGATGTTCGGCTTTGGCGAATCGGCTCTCAACTTTCGAATGTTTTGCCACACCCATATGGACAAACGCGGGATCGTAACCAGCGATCTACACATCTCCATCCTGGAAGCATTGGGCGAAGCCGGAATTGAGATACCGTTTCCACAGCGGGACTTGCGTCTGTCATCGATTGACAAGTCTGGCTTCGGAATCGACAGGACCGCCGGCGCCAACTAG
- a CDS encoding right-handed parallel beta-helix repeat-containing protein translates to MSASAAATLLLPEWLLAAQSLSNNPTSRLGLAWTEQIRWGSVLDVTRMEGGGKYWDKRLVEAQSRVAQAGGGVIYFPAGDYHFENHIHLKDGVVLRGATPRETTNAHDEAYRPETRLEFPQYRPSFTGEGNPIDSAFKGIYLETPATAANCGVVNIDINRGHIHFEEAEDHRCGGNRLVFGCVLRNCAVADPRIPSGRVTQHAWQRFTSRHHAAIDVKGSENLLVANNRLPENGDDNFTMKDFLLKPNRGGADRFDVVFDYDNRPGLYVGHYCVGGAGGSGDDGTPESHPYGFRRGIVIRDNYVFNTGRVCIGFAGDGTLCANNVTRIKKDVWRPTATGEDATSGSSTNDNRAIEMRGWGWIVDGNDCRVHRNWCADHTYYINDGEGLMHEDHCNSDVRESRLTNNKVNSYLSIYKCGAIDGLLIQGNGVSTPGDIADIYVVSDRNSGAQPCEGVIVADNTTQSNGILIQGSPANGNVVKDNRHLGKEGVIRNKANAKLSGNIGYQT, encoded by the coding sequence TTGTCTGCTTCTGCGGCGGCAACGCTGCTCTTGCCTGAATGGCTGCTTGCGGCTCAGTCGCTAAGCAACAATCCAACATCACGCCTAGGGCTGGCGTGGACCGAGCAGATTAGGTGGGGCAGCGTACTTGATGTAACCCGCATGGAGGGGGGCGGTAAGTATTGGGACAAGCGGCTTGTGGAAGCTCAAAGTCGGGTGGCGCAGGCCGGCGGTGGAGTGATCTACTTTCCGGCAGGTGATTACCACTTTGAGAACCATATCCACCTTAAGGATGGGGTTGTGTTGCGTGGCGCCACGCCACGCGAGACAACCAACGCTCACGACGAGGCCTACCGTCCGGAGACACGGCTTGAGTTTCCGCAGTACCGGCCGTCCTTCACGGGGGAAGGGAACCCGATCGACTCTGCCTTCAAGGGCATCTACCTGGAAACGCCAGCCACTGCGGCGAACTGCGGCGTCGTCAACATCGACATCAACCGCGGACACATCCACTTCGAGGAGGCGGAAGATCATCGGTGTGGGGGGAATCGTCTTGTCTTTGGATGCGTGCTGAGGAATTGTGCCGTGGCTGATCCGCGCATCCCGAGTGGGAGGGTCACGCAGCATGCGTGGCAGCGATTCACCTCTCGGCATCATGCGGCCATAGACGTGAAGGGTTCTGAGAACCTACTTGTAGCGAACAACCGCCTGCCGGAAAATGGCGACGACAACTTTACCATGAAGGATTTCCTGCTAAAGCCGAATCGTGGCGGTGCGGATCGTTTTGACGTCGTCTTCGACTACGACAATCGTCCCGGGCTGTATGTCGGTCACTATTGCGTCGGCGGGGCGGGTGGGAGCGGCGACGACGGCACGCCCGAGTCGCATCCTTACGGATTCCGCAGGGGGATTGTGATCCGTGATAACTACGTCTTCAATACAGGTCGCGTTTGCATCGGGTTTGCTGGGGACGGTACTCTGTGCGCGAACAACGTGACCCGCATAAAGAAGGACGTCTGGCGGCCCACGGCAACAGGGGAGGACGCGACGTCCGGGTCGTCAACGAATGATAACCGCGCCATCGAGATGCGAGGCTGGGGCTGGATCGTCGATGGCAATGACTGTCGCGTTCATAGGAATTGGTGCGCCGACCACACCTACTACATCAACGACGGTGAAGGGTTGATGCACGAAGACCACTGCAACAGCGACGTCCGCGAGAGCCGACTGACCAACAACAAGGTCAACAGTTACTTGTCGATCTACAAATGCGGCGCCATCGACGGTCTGTTGATCCAAGGCAACGGAGTGTCTACGCCGGGCGATATCGCGGACATCTATGTGGTGTCCGATCGCAACAGCGGCGCCCAGCCGTGTGAGGGCGTGATCGTGGCGGACAACACGACCCAGAGCAACGGTATCCTGATTCAGGGGTCGCCCGCGAATGGGAACGTTGTCAAAGACAACCGTCATCTAGGCAAGGAAGGGGTGATCCGCAACAAGGCAAACGCCAAGCTAAGCGGCAACATCGGCTATCAAACCTGA
- a CDS encoding PEP/pyruvate-binding domain-containing protein → MTRVESPLVIPLAEATDAALVGGKAVNLAAMIRAGLPVPDGFVVTTAAYLARDARRDEVLGQLRDAYARLDCPLVAARSSATAEDLAGASMAGQYDTFLNLATADAVVDAVVRCWASIGSERVAAYLHEQGIDPAGVAMAVVVQKLVSAEAAGVLFTTNPRTGSPSEMLIEASWGLGESVVSGEVQPDIVRVAAEPCEVLQYTVADKRVRLLSGAAGPEETPDALRRRACLGFASIRTLWELGRKAARHFDHPQDIEWAIDGAGRVHLLQSRAITTLDDAAAYQTLLARTVERLGGELDAGRGPWVRHNLDETLVNPTPLSWDVVQRFMSGEGGFGRMYRRVGFAPSDVVEKDGFLERIGGGIYMDCARMPEMFFADYPFAYDPALLRENPDAAQQPPTLPRSGARAQARAGRLGGEVAAALLQEAETLDRCFDEVFVPAVDAWLRQEAPRDLRGLDAEGLIALWEEREAKVMQEFGADAFLPSMIEALAVARLHGFIEDNFWDEDPDELVHTLSVSPLPDQTSLANAALRETALGTRPLEGWLAEHGHRAPGEFDLATPRWRERPGDVQRLAEQLRDSPDPAAKHQARVAEAGAELARLKRLLKPDDAAQLEAHTRLLQRYVRFREDGKYHLMRAFAVLRDTALECGRRLGIGDDVFYLSVAEIGDALRGGYLPQDRIAKRRAERQAAKRLYTPRVIERDDLARLGYRQVSPDTQQWPAHPVSCGSATGPVRVVLTPENAPDLGAGYILVCPSTDPSWTPLFANAAGLVLERGGALSHGAIVARELGLPAVVLDSATELLADGETISIDANQGRVCRAAAGDGATPNAEPDADSAEIDRALLPPRVCSRETNANQRALLVALLWGLFLAGFYLLPAAWIKDPSFRLIDLVLWPLVRSIGMVGAVALVGGAFSLFLLIAQRRFTDNARLFEAKRRAAKLRQMAAKLPRDSQRRAAMLAAVKPVSGRVLRASMAPLAWVLGPMMLVFLWFPERVDPAVWNPDPGRGVSIVAEIDGDFVAPVTLEVPEALALETGVPAERTLPAIRGELEDLRRQWQASELSGLPWEVQAAGDHAREALVGSLNAFLRNGVPPQTISWRLRVPADAAGRHVARLSTAEPSAAIDIPLVFGDTHPPPPTQVSHGEGGPVRSLSVVHPRPLTQRKFWTPLAYVGGPAWDFGWLGAYLVVYLGVMLLGKRLLRVP, encoded by the coding sequence ATGACGCGGGTCGAGTCGCCGTTGGTAATCCCACTCGCCGAGGCGACCGACGCGGCGCTCGTCGGCGGCAAGGCGGTCAACCTGGCCGCGATGATCCGTGCCGGCCTGCCGGTGCCCGACGGCTTCGTGGTGACGACCGCCGCGTACCTGGCTCGCGACGCTCGGCGCGACGAGGTCCTCGGCCAGCTCCGCGACGCCTACGCCCGGCTCGACTGCCCGCTGGTGGCGGCCCGTTCTTCCGCGACCGCCGAAGACCTGGCCGGCGCCTCGATGGCCGGTCAATACGACACGTTCTTGAACCTCGCGACCGCCGACGCCGTGGTCGACGCGGTGGTTCGCTGCTGGGCCAGCATCGGCAGCGAGCGCGTGGCCGCCTACCTGCACGAGCAGGGGATCGACCCGGCCGGCGTGGCCATGGCCGTGGTGGTTCAGAAGCTCGTTTCCGCCGAGGCGGCCGGCGTGCTGTTCACCACCAACCCACGCACCGGCTCGCCGAGCGAGATGCTCATCGAGGCCTCGTGGGGGCTGGGCGAGTCGGTCGTCTCGGGCGAGGTGCAGCCAGACATCGTCCGCGTCGCCGCCGAGCCGTGTGAAGTGCTCCAGTACACCGTCGCCGACAAACGGGTGCGTTTGCTCTCGGGCGCCGCCGGTCCCGAGGAGACCCCCGACGCGCTGCGGCGCCGCGCCTGCCTCGGCTTCGCCTCGATCCGCACGCTGTGGGAACTGGGCCGCAAGGCCGCCCGGCACTTCGATCACCCGCAGGACATCGAGTGGGCCATCGACGGCGCCGGCCGTGTCCACCTGCTGCAGTCCCGCGCCATCACCACGCTCGACGACGCGGCGGCCTACCAGACGCTGCTGGCCCGCACGGTAGAACGCCTCGGTGGCGAGCTCGACGCCGGACGCGGCCCCTGGGTGCGCCACAACCTAGATGAAACGCTCGTCAACCCGACGCCGCTGAGTTGGGACGTGGTCCAGCGGTTCATGTCGGGCGAGGGGGGCTTCGGGCGGATGTACCGCCGCGTCGGCTTCGCCCCCTCGGACGTGGTGGAGAAAGACGGCTTCCTTGAGCGGATCGGCGGGGGCATCTACATGGACTGCGCCCGCATGCCCGAGATGTTCTTTGCCGACTACCCGTTCGCGTACGACCCGGCGTTGCTGCGAGAGAATCCAGACGCCGCCCAGCAGCCCCCGACCCTCCCCCGATCCGGGGCCCGCGCCCAGGCGCGGGCCGGCCGGCTGGGCGGGGAGGTGGCGGCCGCGCTGCTGCAAGAGGCCGAGACGCTCGACCGCTGCTTCGATGAAGTCTTTGTGCCGGCGGTCGACGCTTGGCTGCGGCAAGAAGCCCCCCGCGACCTGCGCGGCCTCGACGCCGAGGGGTTGATCGCGTTGTGGGAAGAACGCGAAGCCAAGGTGATGCAAGAGTTCGGCGCCGACGCATTCCTGCCGAGCATGATCGAGGCGCTGGCGGTCGCCCGGCTGCACGGCTTTATCGAGGACAACTTCTGGGACGAGGACCCCGACGAGCTGGTGCACACACTGAGCGTCAGCCCGCTGCCCGACCAGACCTCGCTGGCCAACGCGGCGCTGCGCGAGACGGCGCTCGGCACGCGCCCGCTCGAGGGCTGGCTGGCCGAACACGGGCACCGCGCGCCGGGAGAGTTCGACCTGGCGACGCCGCGCTGGCGGGAGCGACCGGGCGACGTGCAGCGGCTGGCCGAGCAACTGCGCGACAGCCCGGACCCCGCGGCCAAGCACCAGGCGCGCGTCGCAGAGGCGGGGGCCGAGCTGGCGCGGTTGAAGCGCCTGCTCAAGCCCGACGACGCCGCGCAGCTCGAAGCCCACACCCGCCTGCTGCAACGCTACGTCCGCTTCCGCGAGGACGGCAAGTACCACTTGATGCGCGCCTTCGCCGTGCTGCGCGACACCGCGCTGGAGTGCGGCCGCCGGCTGGGCATCGGCGACGACGTCTTCTACCTCAGCGTCGCGGAGATCGGCGACGCGCTCCGCGGCGGCTACCTGCCGCAAGACCGTATCGCCAAACGCCGCGCCGAGCGTCAGGCCGCCAAGCGCCTGTACACCCCGCGGGTGATCGAGCGAGACGACCTCGCCCGGCTGGGGTACAGGCAGGTCTCCCCCGACACGCAGCAGTGGCCCGCCCACCCGGTCTCCTGCGGCAGCGCCACCGGCCCGGTCCGCGTGGTCCTCACGCCGGAGAACGCGCCGGACCTCGGCGCCGGCTACATCCTGGTCTGCCCCAGCACCGACCCGTCCTGGACGCCGCTGTTCGCAAACGCCGCGGGGCTGGTGCTCGAACGCGGGGGCGCGCTGTCGCACGGGGCCATCGTCGCCCGCGAGCTCGGCCTGCCCGCCGTGGTGCTCGACTCCGCGACCGAGCTGCTGGCGGACGGCGAGACGATCAGCATCGACGCCAACCAGGGCCGCGTCTGCCGCGCCGCGGCCGGCGACGGGGCGACCCCCAACGCAGAACCCGACGCAGACTCTGCCGAGATCGACCGGGCGCTGCTTCCGCCGCGCGTCTGCTCGCGCGAAACCAACGCCAACCAGCGGGCGCTGTTGGTCGCGCTGCTGTGGGGCCTGTTCCTCGCTGGGTTCTACCTGCTCCCCGCGGCCTGGATCAAAGACCCTTCATTCCGCCTGATCGATCTTGTGCTCTGGCCGCTGGTGCGGAGCATCGGCATGGTCGGCGCGGTGGCGCTGGTCGGCGGCGCCTTCTCACTATTCCTGCTGATCGCTCAGCGACGCTTCACGGACAACGCCAGGCTCTTCGAGGCGAAGCGCCGCGCCGCCAAGCTGCGCCAGATGGCGGCCAAGCTGCCGCGGGACAGCCAGCGCCGTGCGGCGATGCTGGCCGCGGTGAAGCCGGTCAGCGGCCGCGTGCTGCGGGCCTCGATGGCGCCGCTGGCCTGGGTGCTCGGCCCGATGATGCTGGTCTTCTTGTGGTTCCCCGAACGGGTCGACCCGGCGGTGTGGAACCCCGACCCGGGACGCGGCGTGAGCATCGTGGCCGAGATCGACGGCGACTTTGTCGCCCCCGTGACGCTGGAGGTTCCCGAGGCGCTTGCGCTAGAGACGGGCGTCCCCGCCGAGCGCACGCTGCCGGCGATCCGGGGCGAGCTAGAAGACCTCCGCCGCCAGTGGCAGGCGAGCGAGCTGAGCGGCCTGCCGTGGGAGGTGCAAGCCGCCGGCGATCACGCACGCGAGGCCCTAGTGGGCTCGCTCAACGCCTTCCTCCGCAACGGCGTTCCGCCGCAGACAATCAGTTGGCGCCTGCGCGTGCCCGCCGACGCCGCCGGGCGGCACGTGGCGCGGCTGAGCACCGCAGAACCCTCGGCAGCGATCGACATCCCGCTAGTGTTCGGCGACACCCACCCACCACCCCCCACCCAGGTCAGCCACGGCGAGGGGGGCCCGGTCCGATCGCTCAGCGTCGTCCACCCCCGGCCGCTCACCCAGCGCAAGTTCTGGACGCCGCTGGCGTACGTCGGAGGCCCAGCCTGGGACTTCGGCTGGCTGGGGGCCTACCTGGTCGTCTACCTGGGGGTGATGCTGCTCGGCAAGCGACTGCTCCGTGTGCCTTGA